ATGCGGGTGCCCTCTGCAGTGCCCAAGTGTCTCCGTGTAGGCATGTATGCAATAACAATAGCGACTGGTGCACTtagagacgaagaaaaacaatcatatatatgtatcagCGGATCTccatatatgaatatatatatatatatacgtgccTGGTGGTAGGAGGCCTCGCAAGCATGTTTACCGAAAAAATGAAGCCGCTTTCCTATTCGTTTAAGCCGAAGACTCTCTATATGaatacccatatatatatatatatatatatatatatagatattcATATGGGTGCATGCTTGGACACTGGTATATGAGTGAAAACGCTTTCCCTGTCCGAGTGGCTTGTCCCATCTCTCCCagctgtgtttttttttcttctaTTTTCAGCAGCAATGCTACGACCATTGGCGCCGCGGGCATTCCAGATGGGAGTATGATCCTTGTTGTTCGTCGCCATGCACGGTCTGTCGCTGCTCCCGCTGCGTCTGGGCGCGACGCTGCAGGGCCCGGCTTGGGCTCCACGGGCGCGATcgcgcctcctgtctccggggCAACCGGAGGGAGGCGACAAGCTGGGTCGACTGGCGCACGGCGGGAGCAGCAAAGTCTGCAGTCGCTCTTTGACTTTTCGAGTACGCGTTGATTCAGAGAAGAGCTCCAGGGCGAGCAGAAACCAGCCAGGATACACCGTGAAGTttcagaggaaagaagggaatgCGACAAAGTTTATGATGGAtgaggagacgcaggggcgtttctttctctgcctgtgcCGTTGGTTTTGCACCTCGGAAAATCTTTCTTTCGCGCTGTCTTTTCCgatttctccctttttcctggACGTTTCCGGTCTCTCTTCCACCCCCGCGTTTCTTcaccctcttctctcctttgtggGGCCCTCCTCTCGTAGtgcgccttccttttctcttcttcgcctggtCTTCCGCCTGACCCTcactgtctccgtccttcctctctcccgttctttcgcctgtctgttttctctgtcttcacttCTCACCTCTGTCGGGTCCTTTCACCTCCTCGCGGTTGTGTGCTACCTTTCCGTGGCCCCTCTGATTTGCTGCGGCTGCGCAGACATTGTTGTGAAGGACGGGCGCGCAAAGACGCACGCCCAGCAGCGCGACACCACTCCGCGGCCGTCGCGTGCTCCAGCGGACGAGGCCTCTTCGGGGGCGCCCGCCGCAGGCAGCGAGCGaacggcttctctctccgacgAAGAGTACCTCAAGCAACAGGCTCAGACACTCATCAACGTCTGCACGACTCAAGAGGCGACTCTCGGCGTCTTGGCCCTCGAAAACCCCCCCCTCGGCGACGTGCTGCGAGAGGCAGTGCAGGAAGCCAAAGAAGGCCACGGCAAGAACGACAGTTTCGACAAACTCGTGGAGCACTTGAGGAAACAGCTGGACGAACGGAGAAAGGTGAGGCCCGACGAAAGccaagaacagagacaggaagcagaTCGCGAGAGAACCAAaccaagagaggaagagagagatgaagacggGCCTCGTTTGGCGCCTCACGTGTGAGAAACGCCGAGCGACCattcctgtttttctgttttgccCGTCGATCTGGTGCGCCCTTCCTTGTGGCTGCTCTAtctctccagcgtctccactttcgctttcctgtgtctcgctgGGCTCTGTTTTGCACCTGCTTCCCTCCCggctttttgtcttctcggtcgcctgcgtctccaggcgGAAGAGTCCCGACTGCAACAACTGAACGCTGCGCTGGCAGACCCCCTTTCGGCGGCGGCTCAGGAGTTCATGATGAAGGAGATCCGCGAGAAGCAGGTCGAAGACAACTACCTTCTCGCGCAGGAGCATCTGCCAGAGGCGTTCGGCTCCGTGTACATGCTCTTCATCGACATTGAAGTGAACGGAGTGCCCATCAAAGCCTTCGTGGACAGCGGCGCTCAGAGCACCTTCATGTCTTACACGTGCGCGGAGAAATGCAGCCTCCTGCGTCTGATGGACACGCGATACCGCGGGGTGGCTCAAGGCGTGGGGAAGACGGAAATTGTCGGGAAAATCCACTTGGCCACGCTCAAGATCGGCCAGCGATTCTTCCCTTCCAGCTTCACGGTCCTCCAGGACAACAAAGTCGAATTCCTCTTTGGGCTCGATCTTCTGCGGCGGTACCAGTGTTGCATCGacctgaagaaaaacgtTCTGCGCATCGACGGTGAGTTgcgtgagagaagaaaggttTTCAGAAATGGAGGGCTAGGGGTCTCCACGCTTTTGCCTTGACTCTAGAGACGGTTACTGAACCTCGACAGGTGCCTCGAGCCAGACAAACGACGGCGGGGCTGTGCGCggggcggcgagggaggcagagaagccggcAAGGCTGGGACAGATACGCACGGCAGGCGACGTGGAGAAGGGAGCACGAaaaccgaggaagaagacggagagacgcagtgACGGCGGTTTAAAGTGACGCGAGTTTGCACGCTGGTTCTACACAGAAGCCTGTCTTCTTTCAGACGACGAAATCCCGTTCTTGAGTGAAAAAGACATCACCAAGGGCATGTTCGGCCGGGCCGATACACCCAACAGCCTCGGCTCTCCAACCGCAACCTCCGCAGGCGAAGACAAGAAAATGGACGTTGatccttccgcttcctcgtcttcttccgcttcctcgtcttcttccgcttcctcgtcttcttccgcttcctcgttttcttcctctttgccgTCTTCTGGGCCTCTGAGACAGCAGAGTACAACCAGCATGGATCCGCAAGTCGAAGCCAAGGTGCAGCAGTGAGtgggcagaaaaagaaaggaagtgGATCTGAGGCGAAATGGGGAAGATCAAAAGGTGTGACAGGACCACCGGAGGAATCCTtcccgtcgttttctcttcgagagatgtctgtgttttctggtTTTTTGAAGCGTCGCccctgtttcccttttttctgtgcttttctctcttgcggcCGGTCTTTTTGCCTAGGGTTTTCTCTTTGCCCTCGTCTCGCCTGTTTAGTGGGGATGCTCTGTCGGTACTCTTACTCTGCTTATGCAGTCCTCCAGCAAGTCGGTTCTTTTTCAGCcgctgttccttctctcttgccaAGTTCGTCCTTCTCAGCTTCGTGCAGCTTGCGCACTTTGCTTGTTTTCCTGTCTTGACTTTCTTTCGGCTGCTTCCCGCTGCCCGTCCGCCTCGTCCATTTTCTCCCAGAACGCATCTTGCTTTTTGCGTTTTTGTCAGACTCGTGGACCTCGGTTTCCTCCGCACAGACGCTGTGGACGCTCTGTCCATGGCCGGCGGAAACGTCGAGGATGCCGCCGCTTTCCTGTTCAACCAGCAACAACGAATCCAAGGAAATCTTTCTTAAACGCAAAACTGCACTCCTCGATCCGCTTGGACCTACTTACATATCCCCGTATGTCAAACCGGATGTACACAAGAGTGGGGGAGTTGTATACATGTGTCTACACTTTACTGTGTTTCGGCACAAATGACCCGTATccccgcgtgtgtgtccgGCCAGTAAACATACACGTCGACATCTGTATGCTTACTGAATCTACggatagatatgtatatttgcACGTCATTGTTGATATTGGGTTCGGATCCGGCGTTTCGCGAAGACGTCTCATTTCCAGGCATTTACTCCTTCCCAGGCAACAATGCATTTTCAAAAGGAAGTAGAAACACCCGCTTCAGCATCGAGATCTCTGAGGAAGGCCCATCTGATACAAGCAATGTGtgcgtatatgcatgcatgtttaTATGCGTGTGCTGTATGTAGTCAGGTATCTGTGTAGGTGTAGGCGAGTTGTTTTTTTTCAAAACCTTCCGGAAAACGAGGTTGAGTTTTGCTCGCGATTCTTCGCGTGTACCTCCGCATTCCAAACAGAGGGCAGCGTTCTTGATGTATGTGTACACATCTGCATTAAGCGGACGCATATGCGTTCGCGTGTGGCCGTTGCTTTGTTTTGTGATCCTGTTTTCCCGGACACATGTTGCATATCTGGCGAAACTTGTTCAGGCAGGGAAGGTTGTTGGGCTTGAGTTGCTCTTTTAAAGAAACACGGGTGTCGCTTTtcgagtgtgtgtgtccatTCTAATCATCGATACGCCAGTTGTGGTCTTCAAAGAGATGACGCACCTGCGAACAGTTGACACAGGGTCAGCTGGAATGCTCTCTGTACCGCTGGGCTGTGACGAACGCAGATAACGGCCAGCGGGAAACTTTGCTCCGAATAAAGAAATCTCGGAGATGTATACTAGCAGTAGCGGTGGCGGCATGTACATTTCGCACCCCCCCTCCACGTGGAACTTGCATTCTCTCGATATCACGCTGGAATCACAGTTGCTAATGACTCACGAACAGACAGGTGGGAGGATTGTGCACGTGAGAGACACTAGTGGAAACTCTGGAGACCTTTCACTTTCGCGAGTCTCTCATAACACAAGTGACGACTGTTTTTGCGCGTGGCGCTTTGTGCGCGACTCACGATTCACACACCGAACCCGGCTGGCGGTGCCTTGAGGAAATCCCGTTTCCGGCATCTTGCTTGTTGCGGGTCATGGAATACTGCGTTTTTGTTGGGACCACCTGGCTGTTCAAggctcgtttctctcccttccagACACACATTTTTTGATCAAAGCGCGACTGAACGGTTCGCGCCTTCTGGCAGGCTGCCAACTTTTTCGTGTTCAGTTTCAACAGCAAGGACTACGGAGCGGTGATGTTTTGTCTCTTGTGCTCTACCGTCCTTCGCAAAGCAATTCGGTTCTTCGTCCCTACAGAGCGGTTCACGGAAAAATTCACCGAACCCGTTGTCGCAAGCTAGCAGGGCACAGTCCCCAGGCCAGAGCTGGCAGGGGGGTGCTACGAAAAGCATTGGGGGTTAAATCCGCTCATCGATGTGAAGTAGTGAGCAAAGGAACCCTTTCCACCCCTCCAGAAACGATTCacccgtctttttctccaacGTTCACCCTGGACTGCGTCGCACCGGCGGTCATTTTGGTCGGCAGCATCCCAACAGGGGGGGAGTGGACCGTGGCCGGGTCCCTCGGCAAGACGCAACTTCAGAGGCCAGCACTTCGAGCTGCAAAGTCGTTTCCTCTGGGAACAGTGGTCCTATTTAAACCGGCATGCACTCATAGAATAacttctttctgctctcaCGTTTCTGCCTCGAGGACATGCTGGTGGAGGGTCACCTCACAGTTCGCCCCGCCACGGCTACATACGACGGCATCGCTCGAATGAGCAGCTGGGCACACTCGTCGAGTGGGAACCACCGTTGTGGATCATCCGCTGCTATCTTTTTTCGTTGCGAGAACGCGTTGCGTTTCGTGCGGTTGCCGCTCGGACGAGAGTAAGGTGAAACACGAGATGCCGCAGCACACGGTAACACTGGACAAAGAGAAACGTCAATGGCGAAACGAATTAGCACGCACACCACGTACTTTCCCGTTCCGGAAGCAACGGCTACAATGTTACCTCTACTTGCTGTCCGCGTCTTTGTACGAATTTTGTCTTGCCTAGAGACATGAAGGCTGTACTCGGATCCCGACGCGAAAAAGCTCCTTCCCCTAGCTTGCTTGCTAATCTCAAAATGCATCTGGCCTCTGGACCCTGCGTGCTAGACTCATGAGTCAACCCCGAAACTCTCTGGTTGGCGGCCTTCTTGACTTTAAAGTGCGTCTCTTCATGCCTTCATCAGCCTGTTGCCATCTACGCACTTGTCGATTGCATTGATTTCGTGTGCCCCCTCGCTGAACATTCGGTGCTGCGGAGTCGCGAGAAATTTCACTGCGTGCCTCTAGATTCTGTGAAGGGCAAATATCTCTTCAGTTGGTGGTGGCTACAGCTACCTCGCCCAGGACACCAGAGAAGGGTGAAGCAGCAGTTGATGCTTCGTCTTCAACTCCGGTCCCGTGCTACTGTCGGCCGACAGAACGCACCGACCCGTCACCTAGGCCTTTTAGACTGGAATATTGATAAGGCTGCTTGCTAAGTGGTGTGTCAGCCCTCCGGATTACGATCGAGGCGTCGTAGCGAGCCACATGCCAGCAAAGAGACCAGCCGCGAGTGGGTCAGACGTGATCGTCTGGGCATTCGGTGAGACGGGGAGCACAGGCTTACAACGACGTGTAAGCTCCAACAGAGATGGATTCTGTGGAACCTCATCATTGTGCAGCACGCACCCCGACAGCAGGGTGTTGATGGAACGTCTGTTGTGATTGCCAGGCAAGACAGATATCCTGCGTACTAGCCCACGCACCTTTTTCGAAAGATCTAGTATAGAGCTGCAAACTTGGGTGTGACGCTTTGCAGCACCGCATTCCCCTGTTGACATGCTCACtacaaaaagagagggatTACTAGCCCCATCTAGATGTTGAAAGGCGACAAATATATGAAGATGCCACTGCTTGTTGTAGGACTGTTACAGTGCGACTGAGAGTCGCGGCACGCTCGCTGGCGGAGGGCAGACCGATGGAAATGAACTTTGAATAGGCGCTGCGAGGCGTTCCATAGAGTCCCGAAGACGACGGGGTCATCCCTGACGTGGAAGGATGAACATTGGCGCTAGCTTCTTTCAGTCAACTGGCACTTTTTCCCATTATTTCGCACATTTCTCGCCGGCAACAATTTGACTGCTGCTGCGTTGGTCAACACTCTCGCCCGCCGGGGTAAGGAACCCGTTGCTCGTGCAACGGCGTGCTAGTgaccccccctcccccccagCCACAGTATCCTTAACCTAAATGGGCACGGAAAAGCCGTGTGCGTGCGGACCCAGGTAACGGATGCACCGGGCCCAGAGTTTGCAGCCTTGAGTCCCCCCATGTTTGCTCCGTACGCAGCAGACGGTTTCGAGTGAGGTTGGAACATAGCGGCGGAATCCTTTCGAAACATTGAAAACATTGGGCGCGTTCTGACGCGATATTTTTTTGGTGTACCCGCTGTCGTCGGTCACCATCCGGCTCCTTCATTTACTTCACGCTCCCTGAGAAGGACCATGCGGCCCTGCCATTGTGCCTCACCGGGAGAATCTTGTTGTGTTCCTTCCATGCGAAGCTCGCGACGCACTGCGAGTAAAAGCAACAGGGGATGAGAGTGAATCTATTCGATTACagttttttccttctgtttcccAGGAGATAGGAAAAAGCATATACGGCGGGGTCGACGGCACTCTGCTGCGGCCACTTTGCCGACCCGCTCCTGCGCTCTCGTCGTAACTCGAGATTGCCTGAGAACAGTGAAGAAAGCCCAGCGAGGCTCAAAGAGACCTTGAAACCACAAGACATGTTCAAGGACAAGAATACGTGGGCAGGAAAATGGTCGAGACGGTTTAAAGACGACTGTTGGGGATAACAAAGTAACACGGGACCGGCCGAACGGCAGCCAGCATCGGCCGGCATATGCGTTCCCTTTTAGCACAGGTGACAAGGGTTTTTTTCGGGACTGCTTCAGTGCATACACCCGCAGTCGCTCTCTGAAACAAGTCCTGCTTGGTGTCCCGGCTGAAGGACAGAAGCAGACTGATTCTCGGGGTACCTTCCCCGACTCTTACCTGCCTAGTTCGCTGCATCTCGTCAACACCCGTCCTTGTTttgcttccgtctcttcagCGCTCCCTCATGGCACCCTGCCTCAGCTTCACTTCTTACTTGTTTAGTTGCGGTCGTCTTTACGTGTCCTCCCTTATCTCTTCTTTCGAGTTTCAGCCAGGGGTTTTCTTTGCTGTTCTTTGTACACGTACTCTGTCGTTTCCCACTTGACGCTTTCTATTTGTCCCCTGGTGTTCTTCTAATTCGATTCGGGTCCAGCACCAAATCGTTGTTTTCTGCCGCACACTCTGAGGCTGTTCCAAGGACGCTGTACTGCCGGCCGAACCCAATGTTTCTTCCGCTCGCTGGTGAATGCTTGGTACAACAAAATGGAACCCCCCTCAAGGTCGTCCCTTTACGGGCCCTCCCACCCCTCTTCAACTTCATCAGTATCTCGCGATATTTTTGCTATGCGCTTCCCGTCGGAACCACAGGGCCCCGCTGTGGTGCCTACAACTGCGCTGGAAGGTGGTGCTGACCACATACTCCAGCCGCGATTGGTTCCCACGCGTTCTTATACTTCTTCCTTCTATCCTTCGTCATCTCCTGTTGCACACACACGGTCGTCTCAGACGAATCCCAGAGGCAGAACGTTGGCcacacgcagaaaaggaCAATCACGCGGGAAACGCCGCAGAAACTTACCTGTTCGTCGTTCTCACATTCTCGTCGCAATCAGCCTTACAGCTTTTGTGGCCTCTCTTGTATTTCTAAAACGGTTTCATGATTTATGCGTTACTGAAGTGAGCATGCCTTCCTTAATCCCAACTTGGGCTTCCGTTAAGCTGCCTCCCTTCCTCACGTCTTTTCCGactccttcgtctccgtcgcgtcttctgccttttcctgcaTCCCTTTCGCCGGGGCGGATGCAACGGAGACTCGCGGAGACTCCCTGGGGGGACACGCCCCATGGCACTTCTGATATTTGTCAGGCCGATGGAGAACAGGGCGTAGATCACAGCGCcgctggagaagcggaggagggGAGCGCCAACGGGCAACCCAGTGGGACAGCAGgagggacaggaaaaggGGGCACTTCGAGG
The sequence above is a segment of the Neospora caninum Liverpool complete genome, chromosome IX genome. Coding sequences within it:
- a CDS encoding putative DNA-damage inducible protein, producing the protein MQISIASDDTGTVFSLEVSEGTTLDALKALIEAETQIPPGEQQLLVDMKPISSNATTIGAAGIPDGSMILVVRRHARSVAAPAASGRDAAGPGLGSTGAIAPPVSGATGGRRQAGSTGARREQQSLQSLFDFSSTHIVVKDGRAKTHAQQRDTTPRPSRAPADEASSGAPAAGSERTASLSDEEYLKQQAQTLINVCTTQEATLGVLALENPPLGDVLREAVQEAKEGHGKNDSFDKLVEHLRKQLDERRKAEESRLQQLNAALADPLSAAAQEFMMKEIREKQVEDNYLLAQEHLPEAFGSVYMLFIDIEVNGVPIKAFVDSGAQSTFMSYTCAEKCSLLRLMDTRYRGVAQGVGKTEIVGKIHLATLKIGQRFFPSSFTVLQDNKVEFLFGLDLLRRYQCCIDLKKNVLRIDDDEIPFLSEKDITKGMFGRADTPNSLGSPTATSAGEDKKMDVDPSASSSSSASSSSSASSSSSASSFSSSLPSSGPLRQQSTTSMDPQVEAKVQQLVDLGFLRTDAVDALSMAGGNVEDAAAFLFNQQQRIQGNLS